CGGAGGGAGCCGTGATCGAGACATGGAGGACCGGCTCCAGCAGCACCGACCGGCAAGTCTCCAACCCTTCGCGCATGCCGATTTGTGCCGCTATGCGGAAGGCCTGATCGGAGGAATCGACGCTGTGATAGGAGCCGTCGACGAGCTTCACCGCGACATCGACGACGGGGAAGCCGAGAGGCCCACGCTTGAGGACATCGGTGACGCCGCTCTCGATCGCGGGGATATAATTGCGCGGCACGACACCGCCTGCGATGGCATCCTCGAAGCGGAAGCCGGTTCCGCGCGGCTCAGGACGGATTTCGAGCACGCAGTCGCCGAACTGGCCGTGACCGCCGGACTGCTTTTTGTGCCGGCCGCGCACCTTGGCCTCACCGCTGATCGTTTCGCGATAGGGAATGCTGGGCGGCCGCGTCTCGATGGCGAGCCCGTACCGCCCGGCAAGACGCTCGATCGAGACGCGCAGATGCATCTCGCCCTGGCCCTCGAGGCGGATCTCGCCCGCCTCTTCGTCCTGGCGCACCAGCAGGCCAGTGTTCTCATCGGCAAGACGCGCAAGCGCGGCCGAGAGCCTCGCCTCGTCCTTGCGATCGACCGGGCTGATGGCGAGGGCGATCACCGCCTGGAGCGGGGTTGCGGGCGCGAGTTGCACCGGCGCCGTCTTGCCGGCGGCCAGGGTCATGCCGGTATGGGCGCCGTCGAGCTTGCCGAGGCCGACTACATCGCCCGCACTCGCCGCCTCGCGCTTCGTCATGGACTGACCGAGCAGGCGCAGAACGCCGGAGATGCGGCCGACCGAGCCATCCGGACCCTGCAGTTCCGTGCCGTCGGCAATCGTGCCGCGCAGCACGCGGCCGACGGAGAGTTTGCCGGCATGGCCGGTATGGATGGTCTTCACCACCTGGAAGGTCGGCTCGCCCTCCGGTGCGAGGCCGAGGCGGACCGCGGTATCGGCGATATCGGGCGCTTCATGGCGGATCGCCTTCATCAGCCGGCCGACGCCATGGCCATAAAGCGCCGAACCGATCAGAACGGGGCAGAGAAGGCCGGCGCGCGTATCGGCGACAAGATCGGCGAAGACATGTTCGCGGCTCGGCTGGATGTCCTCCAGCAATTCCTCCATCAGCGTGTCGTCATAGTCGGCGAGCTTTTCCAGCATCGCATAGCGCGCCTTTTCCTCCTCCACGCGGTCGGGTCCGCTGAGCTCGACGAGTTCGCTCGGCGCATGCTCGCGGTAGAGGAAGGCGCGTTCCAGGGCGAGGTCGACGAAGCCGGTGATCGTGCCCTGCTTGCGCATCGGGATGTGACGCAGCAGCAGCGGCGCGCGGCTGGCCGGCTGCAGCAGGGCCAGCGCCTCCTGCATGTCGAGTTCGCTACGGTCGATCTTGTTCAGGAACAGGAAGCGCGGAATGCCGCGATCCTCGAGTTGGCGCAGGATCAATTGCAGGGCAGGGACCTTCTTCTCGTCCGCCTCGGCAACGACGATGGCGCAATCGGCGACGGCCAGTGCGGCGTCGGCCTCGCTGGCGAACTCGATCGATCCGGGACAATCGAGGATCGTCACGGTCTCGGCCATGAATCCGGTCTCGGCGACATTCATCTCGACGCTCATCTTGTGGGCGCGCGCCTCGGACGAGGCATCGCCCACGGAAGTTCCGTCGCCGACCGCGCCCTGGCGGGCGATCGCGCCGGTGCGGGCGAGCATCGCTTCCAACAAGGTGGTCTTGCCGCTGCCGATCGGTCCGACGAGGACCACAGCCTTAGGACCGGCTCTTCTGCCGGGGCCGCCTCCATCCCTGTTCGTCATCGCTTCCTCCGTTCATGAAATGTTCTTGTCTCATTCTCATGGTGGGGCGCGAGAACCGGACCCGGAAGCCCGGACCGCGAGGACATCGTCTCAGGGAAGGGCAGGCGTGGCAAGGCGCATTCGGGTATGCCGCCTCATCACGGCTGGTGGCACAAAATGAAAAAGGCCCGCGAGAGGCGGGCCTTTCGATGCCGATCGGGCTGGAATTCAGCGAACGACAGGGTTCAGCGTCAGCGCGGCGCCGCCGGCGGCGACATTGAGGCCGAGCTGGCCCGTAACGCTGACCATCTGCAGGGCGATCGAGCCGCCCGTGCCACCGACGAGGACATTGGCACCGAGGCCGGCAACGACGGTCGCTTCAGCGGTTGCGCCGAGATAGAGGCCCGAGAGCGCGCCGGAATGATAGCCGGCAACCGGGGCAAACACCGCCCAGATCAGCGTGCCGCGCTTGGTGACGCCGATATCGACGCCGAGCTTCTTGATATTGCCGGTGTAATGCTCGACGCGGCCGCGGGTCGACTTGAAGGTGCAGTTGATTTCCTTCGCCGAGCCGATGACATAGCCAAGGCCGCCGTCAATGTCGCAGGTCAACATGCCGACCTTCACGCCGCCGCGCAGATCGTCCTCGTACTTGACGTCGGCGTCAGCTGCATGGGCGGAGCCGGCGAAAGCGGTCGCGAAGGCGAGGGCTGCAACCTTGAGCGAGACGTTCTTCATCGTTTGAAATTCCTTTTGCGTCGTCAACCTGAGCTATTCGCGCCGCTTGGCGGCACACTCCGGCGCGTGGTAACGGATCTCGCGCGCATTCGTTCAGCGCGAAACTCGTCGCCGGTTTGGCAGAACGCCGGAGACGGCGCAAGTGAACTCAATCACTTGTGGTGAACGGAACCCAAGCGCGGCCGGCGTGCCGCCCCTTTGCCTCCGGGAAGAGCCATGCTGACCGCCTATTCAACCACCGACCGCGGGCCCGAGGCGCAGGCGCCTCAATCGACGGTGCCGACCAGCTGGATCGACCTCTATGAACCGACGCCCGAGGAGGATCGGACGGCTGAGGCGTTTCTGGGCGGCGAGATTCCGACCCAGGAAGAGGCGCGCGAGATCGAGTTCTCCAGCCGCTTCTACGTCGAGAACGGCATCGTCTTCATGACCGCCAGCCTGCTCGTCGGTGTCGAGGACGGGACGCCGGGACTGACGCCATTCACCTTCGCCATGCGCAAGGACAAGCTGGTGACGCTGCGCTATGCCAATATGACGGCGTTCCGCCAGTTTCTCGCTCGCGCTTCCAAGGCGGACGCGGCCTGCACGACATCGGCCGGCGTGTTCGCCGGATTGCTGGATGCGATCATCGATCGCACGGCGGACGTGATCGAACACATCACGCAGGACGTCGATCGGCTCAATGACGAGATTTTCCTGCGCAAGCGGGGGCGCAAGCGAAGCCAGTTTCTGGCCGCGGCGCTGGGCGGGCTCGGGAAGCAGGGCAATCTGGCCTCGAAGTCGCGCGAGAGCCTCGCCTCGCTGGAGCGGCTTGTCCAATATGCGGCGACGGTAATGCCGGAGCGGGGTGCCAAGGGGGATGGTCTATCGGCGCGGCTGAAGCTGGCGCTGCGCGACATACGCTCGCTCGAGGACCACGTTACCTTCCTGCTGAGCAAGATCACGTTCTTGCTGGACGCGACGCTCGGCCTCGTCTCGAACGAGCAGAACCGCGTCGTCAGCGTGCTCACCGTCGTCTCGACGATCCTGCTGCCGCCGATGCTGATCGGCACGATCTACGGCATGAACTTCAAGGACATGCCGGAGCTGGAATGGGTGTTCGGCTATCCGGTCGCGGTGAGCGCGATGATCCTGTCGGCCATCCTGCCCTACCTGTTCTTCAAGCTGCGCGGCTGGATGTAGGCCTGGCTAGAGATAGGGCGAGGCCAGGCGCGTCGCGGAATCGCGCAGGCGAGCGACGAGCGAGCGGCGGCGAAGATCGTCGAGCGTCACGATCCGGGAGCCCTGGACCTTGGCGTCGATGATGGCGTCGCAGGTGGCGACGAAGGCGGCGGAATAGGCCTCGACATTGAACTCGAAATTGAGGCGGAGGCTGCGCGCATCCCAATTGCCGCTGCCGAGCAACACCCACGCGCCGTCCACCGTCATCAGTTTGGAGTGATCGAACGGCCCTGGCGCACGCCGAATGACGCAGCCGGCCCGCAGCAGCGGGGCGAAAAGCGCATTCATCGCCCAGTCCATGTAGAGATGGTTGGACCGCTCCGGAATGACGAGTTCGACATCAACCCCGCGTACCGCCGCCAGCGTCAATTGCGAGGTGATGCGGTCGTCGGGCACAAAATAGGGCGTCAGGATGCGGACGCTCCGGTCTGCCCGGCCGATGGCGGCGGCCATCGTCCACATCAGCTTCTCATTGTCCTCGTCCGGCCCGCTGGCAATGCCGCGCGCCGGTACGTCGCCGGCGGCACCGATCTCGGGGAACCAGGGGGCACCCTCCAGGACTTCACTCGTGGTGAAGGCCCAGTCCTCGGCGAAGGTCTCCATCAGATGCGCGACGACGGGACCCTCGACGCGGAAATGCACGTCCTGCACCGCCTTGGAGGGTGGGATCTCGATCTTGCGGAACAGATTGACCGCGGCGATGTTCATGCCGCCGGTAAAGCCATGGCGTCCGTCAACCACCAGCACCTTCTTGTGGCTTCTCAAATTGACGAAGGACATCTTCCACGGCGCGACTTCATGCATGAAGCGCTCGGCGCGAACGCCGTTCGCCATCAGGCGGGCACAGACG
This window of the Kaistia algarum genome carries:
- a CDS encoding elongation factor G translates to MTNRDGGGPGRRAGPKAVVLVGPIGSGKTTLLEAMLARTGAIARQGAVGDGTSVGDASSEARAHKMSVEMNVAETGFMAETVTILDCPGSIEFASEADAALAVADCAIVVAEADEKKVPALQLILRQLEDRGIPRFLFLNKIDRSELDMQEALALLQPASRAPLLLRHIPMRKQGTITGFVDLALERAFLYREHAPSELVELSGPDRVEEEKARYAMLEKLADYDDTLMEELLEDIQPSREHVFADLVADTRAGLLCPVLIGSALYGHGVGRLMKAIRHEAPDIADTAVRLGLAPEGEPTFQVVKTIHTGHAGKLSVGRVLRGTIADGTELQGPDGSVGRISGVLRLLGQSMTKREAASAGDVVGLGKLDGAHTGMTLAAGKTAPVQLAPATPLQAVIALAISPVDRKDEARLSAALARLADENTGLLVRQDEEAGEIRLEGQGEMHLRVSIERLAGRYGLAIETRPPSIPYRETISGEAKVRGRHKKQSGGHGQFGDCVLEIRPEPRGTGFRFEDAIAGGVVPRNYIPAIESGVTDVLKRGPLGFPVVDVAVKLVDGSYHSVDSSDQAFRIAAQIGMREGLETCRSVLLEPVLHVSITAPSEASPRVNMMVTQRRGQLLGFDAKPGWPGWDIVEAEIPEGEMRGLIVELRSATAGVGSYVSRFDHLAELTGRLAGQIAEKKGSVRAA
- a CDS encoding DUF992 domain-containing protein — translated: MKNVSLKVAALAFATAFAGSAHAADADVKYEDDLRGGVKVGMLTCDIDGGLGYVIGSAKEINCTFKSTRGRVEHYTGNIKKLGVDIGVTKRGTLIWAVFAPVAGYHSGALSGLYLGATAEATVVAGLGANVLVGGTGGSIALQMVSVTGQLGLNVAAGGAALTLNPVVR
- a CDS encoding magnesium transporter CorA family protein; the encoded protein is MLTAYSTTDRGPEAQAPQSTVPTSWIDLYEPTPEEDRTAEAFLGGEIPTQEEAREIEFSSRFYVENGIVFMTASLLVGVEDGTPGLTPFTFAMRKDKLVTLRYANMTAFRQFLARASKADAACTTSAGVFAGLLDAIIDRTADVIEHITQDVDRLNDEIFLRKRGRKRSQFLAAALGGLGKQGNLASKSRESLASLERLVQYAATVMPERGAKGDGLSARLKLALRDIRSLEDHVTFLLSKITFLLDATLGLVSNEQNRVVSVLTVVSTILLPPMLIGTIYGMNFKDMPELEWVFGYPVAVSAMILSAILPYLFFKLRGWM
- a CDS encoding phospholipase D-like domain-containing protein — encoded protein: MTTNDFALFLSLLHIAMASAVTVHALLTRLAPQSTIGWIGLAWLSPYIGPVLYFLFGVNRVRRKAIKLTGPDGDVDAPHSPFALSPEAIERRGEVHLEPLAKFGLRLTGRPLLDGNSFTPLIDGDNAYPAMIAAIEEASISVAIGSFIFHDDEGGGPIIDALIEAQKRGVAVRVLVDGIGSGYLRSPVCARLMANGVRAERFMHEVAPWKMSFVNLRSHKKVLVVDGRHGFTGGMNIAAVNLFRKIEIPPSKAVQDVHFRVEGPVVAHLMETFAEDWAFTTSEVLEGAPWFPEIGAAGDVPARGIASGPDEDNEKLMWTMAAAIGRADRSVRILTPYFVPDDRITSQLTLAAVRGVDVELVIPERSNHLYMDWAMNALFAPLLRAGCVIRRAPGPFDHSKLMTVDGAWVLLGSGNWDARSLRLNFEFNVEAYSAAFVATCDAIIDAKVQGSRIVTLDDLRRRSLVARLRDSATRLASPYL